Proteins from one Cryptomeria japonica chromosome 4, Sugi_1.0, whole genome shotgun sequence genomic window:
- the LOC131051254 gene encoding uncharacterized protein LOC131051254 isoform X1: protein MFNENEIMNAQHRMNVLIYFCICNVLLQQPSHSYLPQVSQNNHTMSSSRPPIRKDPAWKYHEDFPGQRKGQTKCIFCKTIFHGGIYRLKYHIAGVRGHDADPCTKAVTEAVRDCYVMVEEIERKRKEKEDLTVIGRHAPLGTGTQLGCVGGPSSLPSYRPTHFATTHASGSASISASASAPSHVPSTGSGSGNVSIGPRIRKSRLDTFFAPRTTPGSQQSLESMGWNKEVHDAAKMAVGRFWIYGSIPFFTARSPYWQEMVDALTICGAGFKAPSEFDLSGPILTELVNDVKKELGDQRQIWSTKGCTIMTDGWTDRRNRTLLNFLVSSAGGTVFIKSIDASAHCKNATYLCEEIEEVINEVGEENVVQVVTDNAPNYVAAGRLLMERHPSIVWTPCAAHCIDLMLEDIGKLPWVKTCVEKARNVCKFVYNHSWVLALMRQYTEHKELARPGITRFATNFITLQSMLRCKMALRRMIVGEEWSSSSYAATPAGKDMADCIFDERGFWSPCDEIVKFVKPLVVLLRVADGEKPAMGYIYEGMDRAKEGIKSIYAGDESKYGPIWQIIDKRWHHQLHRPIHAAAYYLNPAFHFSPTFRADAEVLDGLYSVMEKMAPVGCTQSDLMRELQLFSNAQGETFSRPIAKESRTTMMPDNWWNFFGPTTPNLQKLAIRILSQPCSASGCERNWSMFEHIHSKRRNRLSVEKMNDLIFVHYNLRLRMRKNALADISPIILDEVDPEAEWAIETDPVAVFSDDDTDWIDQVDIEAEAVAMAEEEQRARAERGDSEADGDSDRDGDSDTDVPDVGEHGVVSRGAAMAAQSSMTYLRRLRRGAGPSSEPTSGPEGADSSAP, encoded by the exons atgttcaatGAGAATGAAATTATGAATGCACAACATAGAATGAATGTcttaatttatttttgcatttgtaatgttttattgcagcaaccttcacattcttatttgcctcaagtttcacaaaacAATCATACAATGTCCTCTTCTAGACctcccattagaaaggaccctgcttggaaatatcatgaggattttccagggcaaagaAAAGGGCAAACAAAGTGtatattttgcaaaacaatattccatggaggcatatatagattgaaataccatattgctggtgtgcgtgggcATGATGCCGACCCATGCACAAAAGCAGTCACTGAGGCCGTACGTGATTGCTATGTAatggttgaagaaattgaaaggaaaaggaaagaaaaagaggatctcacaGTCATTGGGAGACATGCACCTTTAGGAACAGGGACAcaattaggttgtgttggagggcctTCTTCCTTACCTTCATATCGTCCCACTCATTTTGCTACTACTCATGCTTCCGGTTCTGCTTCTATAAGTGCCAGTGCCTCTGCCCCTTCTCATGTTCCTAGCACTGGCAGTGGTAGTGGGaatgttagcattggacctaggattcgtaaatctaggttggataccttttttgcacctcgcactactcctgggtcccaacagtcacttgagagcatgggttggaacaaggaggtccatgatgctgctaaaatggcagttggcagatTTTGGATCTATGGCAGTATTCCATTCTTCACAGCCAG GTcaccttattggcaagaaatggttgatgcccttaccatttgtggggcggggttcaaagccccttctgagtTTGATTTGAGCGGACCCATTTTGACTgaattggtgaatgatgtgaagaaAGAATTGGGTGATCAACGCcaaatatggagcactaaaggttgcaccatcatgactgatggttggacagacaggagaaatagaactctccttaattttcttgtttcttccgcag ggggcaccgttttcatcaagtctattgatgcctccgcccattgcaagaatgccacctacctatgtgaggagatagaggaggtgattaatGAGGTGGGTGaagagaacgtggtacaggtggtgactgaCAATGcaccaaattatgttgctgcag gcagactattgatggagaggcacccatctatagtttggactccatgtgccgcccattgcattgacctcatgttagaGGATATTGGAAAACTTCCATGGGTCAAGACATGTGTAGAAAAGGcaagaaatgtgtgcaaatttgtatataatcattcatgggtgttggctcttatgagacaatacacagagcataaggagttagctcgtccaggaatcacaagatttgccacaaacttcatcacattgcagtccatgcttcgtTGTAAGatggccttgagacgtatgattgttggtgaggagtggtcttcctcatcctatgctgccaCCCCAGCAGGaaaagatatggcagactgcatttttgatgagcgaggcttttggagcccttgtgatgagatagtgaag tttgttaagcccttggtggttttgttgcgagttgcggatggagaaaagcccgcaatgggctacatatatgagggcatggatagggcgaaagagggcatcaaatctatctatgcaggagatgagagcaagtatggtcccatttggcagatcattgataagagatggcatcatcagcttcataggcccatccatgcagcagcctattatTTGAATCCGGCATTCCATTTTAGCCCTACTTTCAGGGCTGATGCGGAGGTCCTTGATGGGCTATACTCAGTCATGGAGAAGATGGCACCTGTTGGTTGTACTCAGTCAGATCTTATgcgagagctacagttgttctcaaatgcacaaggggagaccttttctcgtcctatcgccaaagaaagtaggacaactatgatgccag ataattggtggaacttttttggcccaacgacaccaaatcttcagaagttggccattcgcatcttgagccaaccatgcagtgcatctggttgtgagcgcaattggagtatgtttgagcacatacactccaagaggcgcaatagattatccgtggagaagatgaatgatcttatCTTTGTTCACTataacctccgcctgagaatgagaaagaatgcattagctgacatctctcctatcattctagatgaggttgatcctgaggCAGAGTGGGCCATTGAGACAGATCCTGTggctgtctttagtgatgatgacactgattggatcgaccaggtagatatagaggctgaggctgtagccatggcagaggaggagcagagagcacgagcagagagaggagattcagaggcagatggtGATAGTGACAGAGATGGTGacagtgacacagatgttcctgatgttggtgagcatggcgtgGTGTCACGAGGAGCGGCTATGGCTGCCCAATCATCtatgacctaccttagacgccttcgtaggGGGGCGGGGCCTTCATCGGAGCCGACgtcggggccggagggtgcagacTCCTCTGCGCCATAG
- the LOC131051254 gene encoding uncharacterized protein LOC131051254 isoform X2, translating into MSSSRPPIRKDPAWKYHEDFPGQRKGQTKCIFCKTIFHGGIYRLKYHIAGVRGHDADPCTKAVTEAVRDCYVMVEEIERKRKEKEDLTVIGRHAPLGTGTQLGCVGGPSSLPSYRPTHFATTHASGSASISASASAPSHVPSTGSGSGNVSIGPRIRKSRLDTFFAPRTTPGSQQSLESMGWNKEVHDAAKMAVGRFWIYGSIPFFTARSPYWQEMVDALTICGAGFKAPSEFDLSGPILTELVNDVKKELGDQRQIWSTKGCTIMTDGWTDRRNRTLLNFLVSSAGGTVFIKSIDASAHCKNATYLCEEIEEVINEVGEENVVQVVTDNAPNYVAAGRLLMERHPSIVWTPCAAHCIDLMLEDIGKLPWVKTCVEKARNVCKFVYNHSWVLALMRQYTEHKELARPGITRFATNFITLQSMLRCKMALRRMIVGEEWSSSSYAATPAGKDMADCIFDERGFWSPCDEIVKFVKPLVVLLRVADGEKPAMGYIYEGMDRAKEGIKSIYAGDESKYGPIWQIIDKRWHHQLHRPIHAAAYYLNPAFHFSPTFRADAEVLDGLYSVMEKMAPVGCTQSDLMRELQLFSNAQGETFSRPIAKESRTTMMPDNWWNFFGPTTPNLQKLAIRILSQPCSASGCERNWSMFEHIHSKRRNRLSVEKMNDLIFVHYNLRLRMRKNALADISPIILDEVDPEAEWAIETDPVAVFSDDDTDWIDQVDIEAEAVAMAEEEQRARAERGDSEADGDSDRDGDSDTDVPDVGEHGVVSRGAAMAAQSSMTYLRRLRRGAGPSSEPTSGPEGADSSAP; encoded by the exons ATGTCCTCTTCTAGACctcccattagaaaggaccctgcttggaaatatcatgaggattttccagggcaaagaAAAGGGCAAACAAAGTGtatattttgcaaaacaatattccatggaggcatatatagattgaaataccatattgctggtgtgcgtgggcATGATGCCGACCCATGCACAAAAGCAGTCACTGAGGCCGTACGTGATTGCTATGTAatggttgaagaaattgaaaggaaaaggaaagaaaaagaggatctcacaGTCATTGGGAGACATGCACCTTTAGGAACAGGGACAcaattaggttgtgttggagggcctTCTTCCTTACCTTCATATCGTCCCACTCATTTTGCTACTACTCATGCTTCCGGTTCTGCTTCTATAAGTGCCAGTGCCTCTGCCCCTTCTCATGTTCCTAGCACTGGCAGTGGTAGTGGGaatgttagcattggacctaggattcgtaaatctaggttggataccttttttgcacctcgcactactcctgggtcccaacagtcacttgagagcatgggttggaacaaggaggtccatgatgctgctaaaatggcagttggcagatTTTGGATCTATGGCAGTATTCCATTCTTCACAGCCAG GTcaccttattggcaagaaatggttgatgcccttaccatttgtggggcggggttcaaagccccttctgagtTTGATTTGAGCGGACCCATTTTGACTgaattggtgaatgatgtgaagaaAGAATTGGGTGATCAACGCcaaatatggagcactaaaggttgcaccatcatgactgatggttggacagacaggagaaatagaactctccttaattttcttgtttcttccgcag ggggcaccgttttcatcaagtctattgatgcctccgcccattgcaagaatgccacctacctatgtgaggagatagaggaggtgattaatGAGGTGGGTGaagagaacgtggtacaggtggtgactgaCAATGcaccaaattatgttgctgcag gcagactattgatggagaggcacccatctatagtttggactccatgtgccgcccattgcattgacctcatgttagaGGATATTGGAAAACTTCCATGGGTCAAGACATGTGTAGAAAAGGcaagaaatgtgtgcaaatttgtatataatcattcatgggtgttggctcttatgagacaatacacagagcataaggagttagctcgtccaggaatcacaagatttgccacaaacttcatcacattgcagtccatgcttcgtTGTAAGatggccttgagacgtatgattgttggtgaggagtggtcttcctcatcctatgctgccaCCCCAGCAGGaaaagatatggcagactgcatttttgatgagcgaggcttttggagcccttgtgatgagatagtgaag tttgttaagcccttggtggttttgttgcgagttgcggatggagaaaagcccgcaatgggctacatatatgagggcatggatagggcgaaagagggcatcaaatctatctatgcaggagatgagagcaagtatggtcccatttggcagatcattgataagagatggcatcatcagcttcataggcccatccatgcagcagcctattatTTGAATCCGGCATTCCATTTTAGCCCTACTTTCAGGGCTGATGCGGAGGTCCTTGATGGGCTATACTCAGTCATGGAGAAGATGGCACCTGTTGGTTGTACTCAGTCAGATCTTATgcgagagctacagttgttctcaaatgcacaaggggagaccttttctcgtcctatcgccaaagaaagtaggacaactatgatgccag ataattggtggaacttttttggcccaacgacaccaaatcttcagaagttggccattcgcatcttgagccaaccatgcagtgcatctggttgtgagcgcaattggagtatgtttgagcacatacactccaagaggcgcaatagattatccgtggagaagatgaatgatcttatCTTTGTTCACTataacctccgcctgagaatgagaaagaatgcattagctgacatctctcctatcattctagatgaggttgatcctgaggCAGAGTGGGCCATTGAGACAGATCCTGTggctgtctttagtgatgatgacactgattggatcgaccaggtagatatagaggctgaggctgtagccatggcagaggaggagcagagagcacgagcagagagaggagattcagaggcagatggtGATAGTGACAGAGATGGTGacagtgacacagatgttcctgatgttggtgagcatggcgtgGTGTCACGAGGAGCGGCTATGGCTGCCCAATCATCtatgacctaccttagacgccttcgtaggGGGGCGGGGCCTTCATCGGAGCCGACgtcggggccggagggtgcagacTCCTCTGCGCCATAG